Part of the Mycolicibacterium mengxianglii genome is shown below.
CCGCTAGACTGCCTGGCGAGGACAGCCGTCCTGTCCACATCTGTGGATAACCCTGTGGACAGTTTTGTCGTCGCTATCGGTCGTCGTCTGTGACAGACGGTGCACAAACTCGAGTAGGGGGATCAGTCGTTGACCGATGACCCCGGCTCCGCATTCGCCACCATGTGGCGTGATGTCGTATCCGAACTCAACGGCGAACACGGCTCCGGCTCCTCACCTGCAGGAACAAACGGCGAGAGCCTGGTCCGTCCCCTGACCCCGCAGCAACGCGCCTGGCTGAAATTGGTTCGGCCCCTCACCATCGTCGAGGGTTTCGCGTTGTTGTCGGTGCCGAGCAGTTTTGTGCAGAACGAGATCGAACGGCACCTGCGCATCCAGATCACCGACGCGTTGAGCCGCCGGCTCGGGCAGCGCGTTGAACTCGGGGTCCGCATCGCTCCCCCCGAGGACGTCGCTGATGATGCTCCCCCGCACTCGCCGGCCGATGCCCCATCGGAATCTGCCGACAGTGCCGACACCGACGAGGTCGACGAAGACAGTGAAGCTCTGGCCAGCGCCCACGAAAGCTGGCCGTCTTACTTCAACGGGCACCGCAACTCACAACCGACACCGGCATCGGAGGCCGTGAGCCTCAACAGGCGCTACACCTTCGACACCTTTGTCATCGGTGCGTCCAACCGGTTCGCCCACGCCGCAGCGTTGGCCATCGCCGAAGCGCCGGCCCGCGCGTACAACCCGCTGTTCATCTGGGGTGAATCGGGCCTCGGGAAGACTCACCTGCTGCACGCGGCAGGCAACTATGCCCAACGCCTCTTTCCGGGCATGCGGGTGAAGTACGTCTCCACCGAGGAATTCACCAACGACTTCATCAACTCGCTGCGCGACGACCGCAAGGTGGCCTTCAAGCGCAGCTACCGCGATATCGATGTCCTCCTGGTGGACGACATCCAGTTCATCGAAGGCAAAGAAGGTATCCAGGAAGAGTTCTTCCATACCTTCAACACCCTCCACAATGCCAACAAGCAGATTGTCATCTCCTCAGACCGGCCACCCAAGCAGCTGGCCACCCTGGAAGACCGGTTACGCACCCGGTTCGAATGGGGTCTGATCACCGATGTCCAGCCCCCGGAGCTGGAGACGCGGATCGCGATCCTGCGCAAGAAGGCGCAGATGGAGCGCTTGGACGTCCCTGACGATGTCCTCGAGCTGATCGCCAGCAGTATCGAACGAAATATCCGCGAGCTCGAGGGTGCGCTCATCCGGGTGACCGCCTTCGCCTCGTTGAACAAGACCCAGATCGACAAGGCGCTCGCCGAGATCGTGTTGCGGGACCTGATCGCCGACGCAGGCACCATGCAGATCAGTGCGGCGACGATCATGGCGGCCACCGCTGAGTACTTCGACACCTCTCTCGAAGAGCTCCGTGGCCCCGGTAAGACCCGCGCGCTGGCCCAGTCCCGTCAGATCGCGATGTACCTGTGCCGCGAGCTCACTGACCTCTCACTGCCTCGCATCGGTCAGGCCTTCGGCCGCGACCACACCACGGTGATGTACGCGCAGAAGAAGATCCTCAATGAGATGGCTTACCGCCGTGAGGTCTTCGATCACGTGAAAGAGCTCACCGCGCGCATCCGCCAGCGCTCCAAGCGCTGACTCATCGGCCGTCGCCGGTTTTTTTCGCACCTCATTCTTCAAAAAACTTTCATCACAGTGACCACATGCGTCCCGTGCTGCGGTGTGCACGCGCCTGTGTACAACCTGCGTGCCAACTTCACCCATCCTGGGAACGAACTACACAACTCGACCTTGTCCACAGCCGCGCCCGATCCCGCGTGGATTCATCCACCGGTCATGCACAGCCTCATAACGCCCTGGACAGCACGGAAGAGCACTCATCCACAACGTGCACAGCCCCTATTACTGTTACTGAGTTCTATATCTAGAGATCTCTTTAATAGAAGGGCCTTGGGGACAAGGGCTCAACACCCAGCCAGAAGCACCTCCGGTGCGAAATTGTCAGCGGGATCGATTAGCTTTCAAGTTCCCGGAGAAAGCTCTACGGTGGTTCCGACTACGGCTACGGTCGTTGGGCGGGGCTGGGGTGGATGCCGTTCTTGGCGGTGTTTTGGTCTGTCCGGGACGCCGCCGACTGCTGGGCACCGCTGGATTGTTTGTGAAGTGATCGAAGGGACGCTATGGCCGTGGCCACGACGACAGTGGGACTGACCGACTTGAAGTTCCGCCTGGTTCGGGATGACTTCGCCGAAGCTGTGGCGTGGGTGGCGCGAAATCTGCCGTCCCGACCTACCGTGCCGGTGCTCGCCGGTGTGCTTCTCACCGGCTCCGATGAGGGCCTGACCATCTCCGGGTTCGACTACGAGGTCTCGACCGAGGTCCAGGTTGCAGCCGAAATAGCCTCTCCAGGAAGCGTTTTGGTGTCAGGGCGGCTGTTGTCGGACATCACCCGAGCGTTGCCGAACAAACCTGTCGACGTCAGCGTCGAAGGCACCCGGGTGTCATTGACCTGCGGCAGCGCCCGGTTCTCCCTGCCGACCATGGCCGTCGAGGATTATCCGACGTTGCCGACACTGCCGGATGACACCGGGGTCGTGGCCTCCGATTTGTTCGCCGAGGCCATCGGCCAGGTGGCGGTGGCCGCCGGCCGTGACGACACCTTGCCGATGCTGACCGGCATCCGGGTCGAGATTTCCGGGGACAACGTGGTGCTGGCCGCCACCGACCGGTTCCGTCTCGCCGTCCGTGAGGTGACCTGGTCGACGACTGGCCCCGACACCGAAGCCGCTGTGCTGGTGCCGGCCAAGACGTTGGCCGAGGCCGCCAAAACCGGTACGTCGGGTACCGAGGTTCATCTGTCGCTGGGTTCGGGTCCGACCGTCGGCAAGGAAGGCCTGCTGGGCATCCGCAGCAATGGCAAGCGCAGCACCACGCGCCTGCTCGACGCCGAATTCCCGAAGTTCCGGCAGTTGTTGCCCAGTGAGCACACCGCTGTGGCGACCATCCCCGTTGCCGAGCTGACCGAGGCCATCAAACGTGTGGCGCTGGTCGCCGACCGCGGAGCTCAGGTCCGGATGGAATTCAGCGATGGCGTCCTGCGTCTGGCCGCCGGCGCTGACGATGTCGGCCGCGCCGAAGAGGATCTGTCGGTGGAATTTGCGGGTGAACCGCTGACCATCGCGTTCAACCCCACGTATCTGACCGACGGGCTCAGCTCGCTGCATTCTGAGCGCGTGTCGTTCGGGTTCACCACGCCCAGCAAGCCGGCGGTGTTGCGGCCGGCCTCCGGCGATGACACCGAGGCGACACCGAGCGGTGATGGACCGTTCCCGGCGATGCAGACCGATTACGTCTATCTGTTGATGCCAGTCCGCTTGCCGGGCTGATCAGTCACGCCACGTAACGCCACGGAAAGGTTCGCGATGCAGTTGGGTCTCGTCGGTTTGGGCAAAATGGGGTTCAACATGCGCGAACGGCTGCGCCAGGGTGGCCACGAGATCGTCGGTTATGACCCGCGGCCCGAAGTCAGCGATGTGCCGACGCTGGCGGCTCTGGCGGAGGCGCTTCCGGGGCCCCGGGTGATCTGGGTGATGGTGCCGTCCGGTCCGATCACCACACAGACCATCACCTCGCTGGCCGACGTGCTCAGCGAGGGCGACACGGTGATCGACGGTGGCAACTCCCGCTACACCGAGGACGCACCGCATGCAGAGTTGTTGGGCCAGAAGGGAATCGGCTTCGTCGACGCAGGCGTTTCCGGAGGTATTTGGGGCCTGACCGAGGGTTACGGACTGATGGTCGGCGGCAGTGACGACGACGTCGAGCGGTTGATGCCGATTTTCGACACCCTCCGGCCGCCGGGTCCCCGCGAAGACGGTTTCGTCCACGCTGGACCGGTCGGAGCCGGACATTTCACCAAGATGGTGCACAACGGCATCGAGTACGCGCTGATGACCGCCTACGCGGAGGGCTACGAGATGTTGGCCGCTGAACCGCTGGTCAAGGACCCCCAGGCGGTGTATCAGGCCTGGACCAATGGCACCGTGGTGCGGTCGTGGCTGCAGCAGCTGCTGGCCAAGGCGCTCAAAGAAGATCCAGGTCTGAACGACATCAGCGGCTACACCGATGATTCCGGGGAAGGCCGTTGGACGGTGGAAGAAGCCATTCGGCTCCGGGTACCGGTGCCGAGCATCGCGGCGGCGTTGTTCGCGCGGTTCCTGTCCCGTCAGGACGATTCGCCGACCATGAAAGCGGTTGCCGCGCTGCGCAACCAATTCGGAGGCCACGCCGTCAAGCGGGTCGGGTTGTCCGGATAACACATCTTGTTCGTTCGACATCTGGGTTTGCGCGACTTCCGATCGTGGGAGGTTGTTGACCTCGACCTGGAACCGGGCCGGACGGTGTTCATCGGTCCGAACGGCCACGGCAAGACCAATCTTGTTGAGGCACTGTGGTATTCGGCCACCTTGAATTCGCATCGAGTGGCCACGGACGCACCGCTGATCCGGGCCGGAGCGGACCGGGCCCTGGTGTCGACGATCGTGGTCAACGAGGGGCGGGAACTGGCCGTCGACGTGGAGATCGCGGCCGGGCGGGCCAACAAGGCGCGGCTGAACCGCTCGCCGGTCCGCAGTCCGCGAGAAGTGATCGGGGTACTGCGTGCGGTGTTGTTCGCGCCCGAGGATCTGGCGCTGGTCCGCGGCGAACCGGGCGAGCGGCGGCGCTACCTCGATGATCTGGCCACCGTGCGTCGACCTCGAATTGCCGGTGTCCGTTCGGATTACGACAAAGTTCTCAAACAACGAACCGCACTGTTGAAGTCGGCGACAGGTGGGCGTTACCGCACTGACCGGTCGGTGCTCGATACCCTCGACGTCTGGGACGGGCATCTGGCCGCCCACGGAGCCCAGCTGATTGCGGCGCGGCTGCAGCTGGTCGCGGCGCTGGCTCCCGAAGTGGAAAAGGCCTACCAGGTGTTGGCGCCGTCATCGCGCCCGGCTGCCATCAACTACCGCAGCTCGGTCGAGCAGGTGAGCGAGCCCGGAGCAGGCGAAGACGTGGAGTTCCTCGAGGCCGCGCTGCTGGGGGCGCTGGCGCGCCGCCGGGACGCCGAACTCGAACGCGGGGTCTGCCTGGTGGGCCCGCACCGCGACGACCTGGAACTCATGCTCGGCGAACAACCTGCGAAAGGCTTTGCCAGCCATGGTGAATCGTGGTCGATGGCATTGTCGTTGCGACTGGCGGCCTATGAGTTGCTGCGCAGTGAGGGCAGCGACCCGGTCCTGCTTCTCGACGACGTATTCGCCGAGCTGGATACCGCACGGCGCCGGGCACTGGCCAGTGTGGCGGCATCTGCAGAACAGGTGCTGGTGACCGCAGCGGTGGATGAGGACGTACCTGCGGAATGGGATGTCCGTCGGGTGCGCATCGATCTACAGGATTCCGACAGGGGCCGAATCTCGGTGGTTATTCCATGACCGACAACAATTCCGACGAGACGAACTCCCAAGACAGCGGGTCGCAGCAGGCCTTCCCGCCCCCGCACCTGGCACACCTGGCCGGGATGGATCTGGTGCGCCGGACGCTGGAGGAAGCTCGCGGAGCTGCGCGCAGCCAGGGCAAGGACACCGGTCGGGGTGGGCGCTCCCCCGGGATGCGCCGCACGGTGGCAGGTCGGCGGCGGAGCTGGTCGGGGCCGGGGCCGGATCGTCGTGATCCGCAGACCCTGGCGTCGGCCACTCGCGACCTGGCGCAGAACCTGGGGTGGGGAAAACGGGTCGCCGAAGGTGCGGTGTTCGGCCAGTGGACCACCGTGGTGGGTGAACAGATCGCCGAACATGCGGTGCCGACCGGTCTGCGGGACGGCGTGTTGAGTGTCACCGCCGAGTCGACCGCGTGGGCTACGCAACTGCGGATGGTGCAGGCGCAATTGCTGGCGAAGATCGCCGCTGCGGTCGGCGACGGTGTGGTGACCTCGATGAAGATCACCGGCCCGACGGCGCCGTCGTGGCGGAAAGGCCGCCTGCACATCGCTGGTCGGGGGCCTCGCGACACCTACGGCTGACGGTCCAGGCATCTTATCGGCTGAGAGCCACAGTGAGCCCAGTTTCAGTAGGGGAAGCCGTCAGGTGGCACCTTTGGCCGAGAAATCTTCTGCACGGCTTCACTAGCCAGGTGGAAACGCAGCCGCAGAATCGGTGCTATGCATCGTTAGCGGTAGAATTGTTGGGTAACACCTGCCGCGGTGCTCGACCGCGCATGCACAACCCCAAGGAGACGCGTCCAACGTGGCTGCCCAAGAACAATATGGTGCTGAGTCGATCAAGGTCCTCGAAGGACTGGAGGCAGTCCGCAAGCGCCCTGGCATGTACATCGGTTCCACCGGTGAACGGGGTCTGCACCATCTTATCTGGGAGGTCGTCGACAACGCCGTAGACGAGGCCATGGCCGGCTATGCCAACCGGGTGACCGTGCGCATTCTCGACGACGGTGGCGTCGAGGTCACCGACGACGGCCGCGGAATCCCGGTCGCGATGCACTCCACCGGGGTGCCGACCATCGACGTCGTCATGACGGTGCTGCACGCGGGCGGCAAGTTCGAGGAGGGCGCCTACCAGGTGTCCGGCGGGCTGCACGGTGTCGGCGTGTCGGTGGTGAACGCGCTGTCGTCGCGGCTGGAGGCCGACGTCTGCCGCGATGGCTTCGAGTGGTTCCAGGTCTACGACAAATCCGTGCCCGGCACCCTGAGGAAGGGTGAGAAGACCAACAAAACTGGATCGACGATCCGGTTCTGGGCCGACCCCAACATCTTCGAGACCACGGTCTACGACTTCGAGACGGTGGCCCGTCGCCTGCAGGAAATGGCGTTCCTGAACAAAGGCCTGACCATCGAGCTCAGTGATGAGCGGGTGACGCCGCAAGAAGTCGTCGACGATGTGGTCAGCGACACCGCCGAGGCGCCGAAGAGCGCCCAGGAGGTGGCCGCCGAAACGGCGGCTCCGCAGAAGATCAAGCGGCGCACCTTCCATTACCCGGGCGGGCTGGTCGACTTCGTGAAGCACATCAACCGGACCAAGACCCCGATCCAGGCCAGTGTCATCGACTTCGAAGGCAAGGGCCCCGGCCACGAGGTCGAGATCGCGATGCAGTGGAACGCCGGTTATTCGGAGTCGGTGCACACTTTCGCCAACACCATCAACACCCATGAGGGCGGTACCCACGAAGAAGGCTTCCGAGCCGCGCTGACGTCGGTGGTGAACAAGTACGCCAAAGAGAAGAAGATCCTCAAGGACAAGGATCCCAACCTCACCGGCGACGACATCCGGGAAGGCTTGGCCGCTGTCATCTCGGTGAAGGTTCAGCAGCCGCAGTTCGAAGGTCAGACCAAGACCAAGCTCGGCAACACCGAAGTGAAGTCGTTTGTCCAGAAGATCTGCAACGAGCAGCTCAATCACTGGTTTGAGGCCAACCCGGCGGAAGCCAAAACTGTTGTCAACAAAGCCGTCTCCTCGGCGCAGGCGCGGCTCGCGGCTCGTAAGGCCCGTGAGTTGGTGCGGCGCAAGAGCGCGACCGACCTGGGTGGACTGCCCGGCAAGCTGGCCGACTGCCGCTCGACGGACCCCAAGAAGTCCGAACTGTATGTGGTGGAGGGCGACTCGGCCGGCGGTTCGGCCAAGAGTGGCCGGGACTCGATGTTCCAGGCGATCCTGCCCTTGCGCGGCAAGATCATCAACGTCGAGAAGGCCCGCATCGACCGGGTGCTGAAGAACACCGAAGTCCAGGCCATCATCACCGCGCTGGGCACCGGCATCCACGACGAGTTCGATCTGTCCAAGCTGCGCTATCACAAGATCGTCCTGATGGCCGACGCTGACGTTGACGGACAGCACATTTCGACGCTGCTGCTGACACTGCTGTTCCGGTTCATGCGACCGCTGATCGAAAACGGTCACGTCTACTTGGCGCAACCTCCGCTGTACAAGTTGAAATGGCAACGCAGCGAACCGGAGTTCGCCTACTCCGACCGCGAACGCGACGGCCTGCTCGAAAGGGGCAAGGAGGCCGGCCGACGCATCAACGTCGAGGACGGTATCCAGCGGTACAAGGGTCTCGGTGAGATGGACGCCAAGGAACTGTGGGAGACCACCATGGATCCGTCGGTTCGGGTGCTGCGGCAGATCACTCTGGACGACGCGGCGGCCGCTGATGAGCTGTTCTCCATCCTGATGGGCGAGGACGTGGAAGCTCGGCGAAGCTTCATCACCCGTAATGCCAAAGATGTTCGCTTCCTTGATGTTTAAGGGCGTTTGAGACGACGCTCGATCTAGATGATTCTCGATAGGGAAACCAATGACTGATACGACGTTGCCACCGGGCGGCGAATCGCACGACCGGATCGAACCGGTCGACATCCAGCAGGAGATGCAGCGCAGCTACATCGATTACGCGATGAGCGTGATCGTCGGCCGCGCGCTCCCCGAGGTCCGTGACGGCCTCAAGCCCGTGCACCGCCGCGTGCTCTACGCCATGTACGACTCCGGCTTCCGTCCGGATCGCGGCCACGCCAAGTCGGCACGCTCGGTGGCCGAGACGATGGGTAACTACCACCCCCACGGTGACTCGTCGATCTACGACACCCTGGTCCGGATGGCCCAGCCGTGGTCGCTGCGCTACCCGTTGGTCGACGGGCAGGGCAACTTCGGTTCGCCGGGTAACGACCCGCCGGCCGCGATGCGTTACACCGAAGCCAGGCTCACTCCCCTGGCCATGGAGATGCTGCGTGAAATCGACGAGGAGACAGTCGATTTCATCCCGAACTACGACGGCCGGGTGCAAGAGCCGACCGTCCTGCCCAGCCGTTTCCCCAACCTGCTGGCCAACGGCTCCGGCGGTATCGCCGTCGGCATGGCGACCAACATCCCGCCGCACAACCTGCGGGAACTGGCCGAAGCCGTCTACTGGGCACTGGAAAATTACGAAGCCGACGAGGAAGCCACACTCGCTGCGGTGATGGAGCGGGTCAAGGGACCTGACTTCCCCACGCACGGCCTGATCGTGGGCTCCTCGGGTATCCACGACGCGTACACCACCGGGCGCGGCTCGATCCGCATGCGCGGTGTGGTGGAGATCGAAGAGGACAGCAAGGGCCGTAACTCGCTGGTCATCACCGAATTGCCGTACCAGGTCAACCACGACAACTTCATCACCTCGATCGCCGAGCAGGTGCGCGACGCGCGGCTGTCGGGCATCTCCAACATCGAGGATCAGTCCAGCGACCGGGTCGGGCTGCGCATCGTCATCGAGCTCAAGCGCGAAGCCGTTGCGAAGGTGGTGCTGAACAACCTCTACAAGCACACCCAGCTGCAGACCAGCTTCGGCGCCAACATGCTGTCGATCGTCGACGGGGTGCCGCGCACCCTGCGCCTGGATCAGATGATCCGGCTGTATGTGAACCACCAACTCGAAGTGATAGTCCGCCGTACCCGGTACCGGTTGCGCAAGGCCAATGAGCGGGCTCACATCTTGCGCGGTCTGGTCAAGGCGCTCGACGCCCTCGACGAGGTCATCGCCCTCATCCGGGCATCGGCCAACGTCGATGTCGCCCGCGCAGGCCTGATCGAGCTGCTCGATGTCGACGAGATTCAGGCCCAGGCCATCCTCGACATGCAGTTGCGTCGTCTGGCCGCCCTGGAACGCCAGCGCATCGTCGACGATCTCGCCAAGATCGAAGCGGAGATCGCCGACCTCGAGGACATCCTGGCCAAGCCGGAACGCCAGCGCGCCATCGTCCGCGATGAGCTCAAGGAGCTCGCCGACAAGTACGGCGACGACCGTCGCACCCGGATCATCGCCGCGGACGGCGACGTCACCGACGAGGACCTGATCCAGCGCGAGGAGGTCGTTGTCACGATCACCGAGACGGGCTACGCCAAGCGCACCAAGACCGACCTCTACCGCAGCCAGAAGCGCGGTGGTAAGGGCGTGCAGGGCGCGGGCCTGAAACAGGACGACATCGTGGCGCACTTCTTCGTGTGCTCCACCCATGACTGGATCCTGTTCTTCACCACGCAGGGCCGGGTGTACCGCGCCAAGGCCTACGACCTGCCGGAGATGTCACGCACCGCGCGCGGCCAGCACGTGGCCAACCTGCTGGCATTCCAGCCGGAAGAGCGCATCGCCCAGGTCATCCAGATCAAGAGTTACGAGGATGCGCCGTACCTGGTGCTGGCCACCCGCAACGGTCTGGTCAAGAAATCCCGGCTGGTGGACTTCGACTCCAACCGCTCCGGCGGCATTGTCGCGGTCAACCTGCGTGACGGCGACGAACTGGTCGGCGCGGTGTTGTGCTCCGCCGACGATGACCTGCTGCTGGTGTCGGCCAACGGGCAGTCCATCCGGTTCTCGGCCACCGACGAGGCATTGCGGCCGATGGGCCGCGCCACCTCGGGTGTGCAGGGCATGCGGTTCAACGAGGACGACCGGTTGCTGTCGCTGAACGTGGTCATCGAAGGTACCTACCTTCTGGTGGCCACTTCCGGTGGATATGCCAAGCGGACAGCCATCGACGAGTACACGGTCCAGGGTCGCGGTGGCAAGGGGATCCTGACGATCCAGTACGACCGGCGCCGTGGCAGTCTGGTCGGAGCGTTGATCGTCGACGATGACACCGAGCTGTACGCCATCACCTCAGGCGGCGGTGTCATCAGGACCGCGGCCCGTCAGGTTCGCAAGGCTGGACGTCAGACCAAGGGCGTTCGCTTGATGAACCTGGGCGAGGGCGACACACTGTTAGCCATCGCACGCAATGCGGAAGATTCGGACGCCGAGGAGCTCGAAGGCGACACCGAGACCGACGCCTGACCGTCGCGCTGGAAAGCTGCGCCGCTTGCACGGCCAGTTGGTAGTAGGGAGCCGCTCTGGTAGCGGCGTGTTGAGGGAGCACAGTGAGTTCACCGAAGGAACCAGGCCACAACGGGTCTGGCGACGGCGCCGCCCCCGGCTCGGGAAACGGGCATGCGGGTGACCGCGCCGGCGCGGCCTCACGGCCTGCTCCCCCGCCCGCCCGCGTGAGCGAGCAGGGACCGCCGACCGCCAGGATCAACGACGGCGGCGACGTGCCCCCGTGGCAGCGTGGTGCGGGCCGGACACAGCAGTCCGGCCCGCGCCCGCCGCTGGACCCCACCCGGGCACCCGAACAGCAGCGCCCGTCGGTTCCGGCTCCCACCCAGGAGAACCGCCCGAACCGCTACATCGCCGGCACCGCAGTGCAGGCTCCTGTCGAGGCGGATCCCGCCCCGCGCAACAAGGAGTACGCCAGCGAGCTGCCGGACTTGTCCGGGCCGGCGCCGCGGACAGGGCAGCAGCGCAACCAGGCCGCCGACACCGGCGCCCAGGCTCGTCCCGGCAGCGGCCGCGTTCAGGTCGGTAACCGTGGCAAGGGTGGCCCGTTGCGGGCCAGCATGCAGATCCGCCGGGTCGACCCCTGGAGCGCACTGAAAGTGTCGTTGTTGTTGTCGATCGCGCTGTTCTTCGTGTGGATGATCGCGGTCGCCATCCTCTACCTCGTCCTGGGTGGCATGGGGGTGTGGACGAAGCTGAACAGCAATGTGGGCGACCTGCTGACCAGCACCAGCGGCAGCGGCGGCGAATTGGTCTCCAGCGGCACCATCTTCGGCGGCGCCCTGATGATCGGCCTGCTGAACATCGTCCTGTTGACCGCGATGGCCACCGTCGGAGCGTTCATCTACAACCTCACCACCGACATTGTCGGTGGTGTGGAAGTCACCCTGGCCGACCGCGACTAGCGGCGGTTTGGGCGGGAGGCCACCTGTACGGTAATCTCGTCGCTCGGTCGTCCCGTGTAACGGGCCTATAGCTCAGGTGGTTAGAGCGCTTCGCTGATAACGAAGAGGTCGGAGGTTCGAGTCCTCCTAGGCCCACAAGACCGCGGCCCACAAAATCCCGCCCGCGGGACGACCAACAGGAGGGTTGCTCCGTGAAGCGGTTGCTCGTCCTGTTGGGGCTGATCGCAGTGGGTGCGACGGTGATACGGTCGCGGCGGGGTGTCGAGGTCTGGCACGTGGTTTCAGATAGCGAAGCCGACGACCACATCGGCGACTAGGGGCCTTAGCTCAGTTGGTAGAGCGCTGCCTTTGCAAGGCAGATGTCAGGAGTTCGAATCTCCTAGGCTCCACAAAATCTCTCCCCCCCCCCCCGGCCCCTCAGGGCTGTGGGTCCACCTGAACACTCGGCGGCAGCGTCGACTGTTCGGGCTTGCGGGAGCGGCGGATGAGCGAGAATGCGACGGCCCCGGCGCCCAGCACGGCCACCGCTGCCAGACCGACCACCACCGGCCGCGGACGACGGCGTGGCGCGCGGGCCTCGGAGATCACCTGCGGCAGCGCTGCCACAACCTCCTGCGCGGCCGCCAGCTCGCGGGCCACAGCTTCCTGGGCGGCCGTCAGCTCCCGGCGCAGCTGGCTCTTGCGGTATTGCTGACGAAGCCCCGAAATGGTCGCAGCGACCGACTGGGCGGTCACTCCGACCGTTCCACGGGCGATGTCGACGGGGCCGGCGGCCGTGTGGGCGATACCCCGGCCCAAGCGCTGGCGCGATGTCAGACGGATGGCGGTGTTGGACGTCATGTGTTGCCTCTCTACGACGGTAATGACGGACTCTAAAGCCTGCCATCAACGGTAAGCACACGGGCCGATTGCGACCTCTGAGCGGGTACCGCGCCGAAGGTACTGAGGCGAGTGGCACACTGTGAAGCTGTGACTAGCTCTATTCAGACCGCTACCGCAACGCTGCACACCAATCGCGGTGACATCAAGATCGCGCTGTTCGGTAACCACGCACCTAAGACCGTCGCGAACTTCGTCGGCCTGGCTCAGGGCACCAAGGAGTACTCGACGGAGAACGCCTCCGGCGGCACGTCGGGTCCGTTCTACGACGGCGCGGTCTTCCACCGCGTCATCGATGGCTTCATGATCCAGGGCGGCGACCCGACCGGCACCGGCCGCGGTGGGCCCGGCTACAAGTTCGCCGACGAGTTCCATCCCGAACTGCAGTTCGACAAGCCGTACCTGTTGGCCATGGCGAACGCCGGCCCGGCCACCAATGGCTCG
Proteins encoded:
- the gyrB gene encoding DNA topoisomerase (ATP-hydrolyzing) subunit B; translated protein: MAAQEQYGAESIKVLEGLEAVRKRPGMYIGSTGERGLHHLIWEVVDNAVDEAMAGYANRVTVRILDDGGVEVTDDGRGIPVAMHSTGVPTIDVVMTVLHAGGKFEEGAYQVSGGLHGVGVSVVNALSSRLEADVCRDGFEWFQVYDKSVPGTLRKGEKTNKTGSTIRFWADPNIFETTVYDFETVARRLQEMAFLNKGLTIELSDERVTPQEVVDDVVSDTAEAPKSAQEVAAETAAPQKIKRRTFHYPGGLVDFVKHINRTKTPIQASVIDFEGKGPGHEVEIAMQWNAGYSESVHTFANTINTHEGGTHEEGFRAALTSVVNKYAKEKKILKDKDPNLTGDDIREGLAAVISVKVQQPQFEGQTKTKLGNTEVKSFVQKICNEQLNHWFEANPAEAKTVVNKAVSSAQARLAARKARELVRRKSATDLGGLPGKLADCRSTDPKKSELYVVEGDSAGGSAKSGRDSMFQAILPLRGKIINVEKARIDRVLKNTEVQAIITALGTGIHDEFDLSKLRYHKIVLMADADVDGQHISTLLLTLLFRFMRPLIENGHVYLAQPPLYKLKWQRSEPEFAYSDRERDGLLERGKEAGRRINVEDGIQRYKGLGEMDAKELWETTMDPSVRVLRQITLDDAAAADELFSILMGEDVEARRSFITRNAKDVRFLDV
- the gyrA gene encoding DNA gyrase subunit A, giving the protein MTDTTLPPGGESHDRIEPVDIQQEMQRSYIDYAMSVIVGRALPEVRDGLKPVHRRVLYAMYDSGFRPDRGHAKSARSVAETMGNYHPHGDSSIYDTLVRMAQPWSLRYPLVDGQGNFGSPGNDPPAAMRYTEARLTPLAMEMLREIDEETVDFIPNYDGRVQEPTVLPSRFPNLLANGSGGIAVGMATNIPPHNLRELAEAVYWALENYEADEEATLAAVMERVKGPDFPTHGLIVGSSGIHDAYTTGRGSIRMRGVVEIEEDSKGRNSLVITELPYQVNHDNFITSIAEQVRDARLSGISNIEDQSSDRVGLRIVIELKREAVAKVVLNNLYKHTQLQTSFGANMLSIVDGVPRTLRLDQMIRLYVNHQLEVIVRRTRYRLRKANERAHILRGLVKALDALDEVIALIRASANVDVARAGLIELLDVDEIQAQAILDMQLRRLAALERQRIVDDLAKIEAEIADLEDILAKPERQRAIVRDELKELADKYGDDRRTRIIAADGDVTDEDLIQREEVVVTITETGYAKRTKTDLYRSQKRGGKGVQGAGLKQDDIVAHFFVCSTHDWILFFTTQGRVYRAKAYDLPEMSRTARGQHVANLLAFQPEERIAQVIQIKSYEDAPYLVLATRNGLVKKSRLVDFDSNRSGGIVAVNLRDGDELVGAVLCSADDDLLLVSANGQSIRFSATDEALRPMGRATSGVQGMRFNEDDRLLSLNVVIEGTYLLVATSGGYAKRTAIDEYTVQGRGGKGILTIQYDRRRGSLVGALIVDDDTELYAITSGGGVIRTAARQVRKAGRQTKGVRLMNLGEGDTLLAIARNAEDSDAEELEGDTETDA
- a CDS encoding DUF3566 domain-containing protein translates to MSSPKEPGHNGSGDGAAPGSGNGHAGDRAGAASRPAPPPARVSEQGPPTARINDGGDVPPWQRGAGRTQQSGPRPPLDPTRAPEQQRPSVPAPTQENRPNRYIAGTAVQAPVEADPAPRNKEYASELPDLSGPAPRTGQQRNQAADTGAQARPGSGRVQVGNRGKGGPLRASMQIRRVDPWSALKVSLLLSIALFFVWMIAVAILYLVLGGMGVWTKLNSNVGDLLTSTSGSGGELVSSGTIFGGALMIGLLNIVLLTAMATVGAFIYNLTTDIVGGVEVTLADRD
- the cwsA gene encoding cell wall synthesis protein CwsA — its product is MTSNTAIRLTSRQRLGRGIAHTAAGPVDIARGTVGVTAQSVAATISGLRQQYRKSQLRRELTAAQEAVARELAAAQEVVAALPQVISEARAPRRRPRPVVVGLAAVAVLGAGAVAFSLIRRSRKPEQSTLPPSVQVDPQP
- a CDS encoding peptidylprolyl isomerase is translated as MAHCEAVTSSIQTATATLHTNRGDIKIALFGNHAPKTVANFVGLAQGTKEYSTENASGGTSGPFYDGAVFHRVIDGFMIQGGDPTGTGRGGPGYKFADEFHPELQFDKPYLLAMANAGPATNGSQFFITVGKTPHLNRRHTIFGEVVDPESQKVVDAIATTPVDRNDRPNEPVVIESITIS